In a genomic window of Corvus moneduloides isolate bCorMon1 chromosome 17, bCorMon1.pri, whole genome shotgun sequence:
- the HNRNPL gene encoding heterogeneous nuclear ribonucleoprotein L isoform X1, producing the protein MSRRRWRGPQGAEGGGRGADMGKMAAGGGGGGSGRYYGGGGGGEGGRAPKRLKTESAEPPPHGPGGPGGAGGGAGAGGAENYEDPHKTPASPVVHIRGLIDGIVEADLVEALQEFGPISYVVVMPKKRQALVEFEDILGACNAVNYAADNQIYFAGHPAFVNYSTSQKISRPGDSDDARGVNNVLLFTILNPIYSITTDVLYTICNPCGPVQRIVIFRKNGVQAMVEFDSVQSAQRAKASLNGADIYSGCCTLKIEYAKPSRLNVFKNDQDTWDYTNPNLSGTGDPGGNPNKRQRQPPLLGDHPAEYGGPHGGYHHGHYHDEGYGPPPPHYEGRRMGPPPVGGGHRRGPGRYGPQYGHPPPPPPPPPDYGPHADSPVLMVYGLDQAKMNCDRVFNVFCLYGNVEKVKFMKSKPGAAMVEMADGYAVDRAITHLNNNFMFGQKLNVCVSKQHAIMPGQSYGLEDGSCSYKDFSGSRNNRFSTPEQAAKNRIQHPSNVLHFFNAPLDVTEDNFYEICDELGVKRPSSVKVFSGKSERSSSGLLEWDSKSDALETLGFLNHFQMKNPNGPYPYTLKLCFSTAQHAS; encoded by the exons ATGTCGCGGCGGCGGTGGCGCGGCCCTCAGGGCGCCGAaggcggcgggcgcggagccgACATGGGGAAgatggcggcgggcggcggcggcggcggctcgggCCGATACTacggcggcggtggcggcggcgaGGGCGGGAGGGCTCCTAAACGCCTGAAAACCGAgagcgcggagccgccgcctcACGGGCCCGGCGGGCCGggaggggcgggcggcggggccggagcgggagGAGCG GAGAATTATGAGGACCCCCACAAGACGCCGGCGTCGCCCGTGGTGCACATCCGCGGCCTCATCGACGGCATCGTCGAGGCCGACCTGGTGGAGGCGCTGCAGGAGTTCGGGCCCATCAG CTATGTGGTGGTGATGCCCAAGAAGCGGCAGGCACTGGTGGAGTTCGAGGACATCCTGGGTGCCTGCAACGCCGTCAACTACGCGGCTGACAACCAGATCTACTTCGCGGGCCACCCGGCCTTCGTCAACTACTCCACCAGCCAGAAAATCTCGCGGCCAGGCGACAGCGACGACGCGCGTGGTGTCAACAACGTGCTGCTCTTCACCATCCTCAACCCCATCTACTCCATCACCACg GACGTGCTCTACACCATCTGCAACCCCTGCGGGCCCGTGCAGAGAATCGTCATCTTCCGCAAGAACGGCGTCCAGGCCATGGTGGA GTTCGACTCGGTGCAGAGCGCGCAGCGCGCCAAGGCCTCGCTCAACGGCGCCGACATCTACTCGGGCTGCTGCACCCTCAAGATCGAGTACGCCAAG cccagccgcCTGAACGTGTTCAAGAACGACCAGGACACCTGGGACTACACCAACCCCAACCTGAGCGGGACAG gAGACCCCGGCGGGAACCCCAACAAGCGGCAGCGGCAGCCGCCCCTCCTGGGGGACCACCCGGCGGAGTACG GCGGCCCCCACGGCGGGTACCACCACGGGCACTACCACGACGAGGGCTACGGGCCGCCCCCCCCCCACTACGAGGGGCGGCGCATGGGGCCCCCTCCCGTGGGCGGGGGGCACCGCCGGGGGCCCGGGCGCTACGGCCCCCAGTACGGAcacccccccccgccgccgccgccgccccccgacTACGGCCCCCACGCCGACTCGCCCGTGCTCATGGTGTACGGGCTGGACCAGGCCAAGATGAACTGCGACCGCGTCTTCAACGTCTTCTGCCTCTACGGCAACGTTGAGAAG GTGAAGTTCATGAAGAGCAAGCCGGGCGCGGCCATGGTGGAGATGGCCGACGGCTACGCCGTGGACAGAGCCATCACCCACCTCAACAACAACTTCATGTTCGGCCAGAAGCTCAACGTCTG TGTGTCCAAGCAGCACGCCATCATGCCAGGGCAGTCGTACGGGCTCGAGGACGGCTCCTGCAGCTACAAGGATTTCAGCGGCTCCCGCAACAATCGCTTCTCCACGCCCGAGCAGGCGGCCAAGAACCGCATCCAGCACCCCAGCAACGTCCTGCACTTCTTCAACGCCCCCCTGGACGTCACCGAGGACAACTTCTACGAG ATCTGCGATGAGCTGGGCGTCAAGCGCCCGTCCTCGGTCAAGGTGTTCTCAGGCAAGA gCGAGCGCAGCTCCTCGGGGCTGCTCGAGTGGGACTCCAAGAGCGACGCCCTGGAGACCCTCGGCTTCCTCAACCACTTCCAGATGAAGAACCCCA ACGGGCCGTACCCCTACACGCTCAAGCTCTGCTTCTCCACGGCCCAGCACGCGTCCTAA
- the SLC8A2 gene encoding sodium/calcium exchanger 2, translating into MAALGPALAAWLLLSPRGCGAAADGPNGTCRGSARCQPGVLLPVWQPDEPAAGDKAARAIVYFVAMMYLFLGVSIIADRFMASIEVITSREKEITVTKANGETSVGTVRIWNETVSNLTLMALGSSAPEILLSLIEVCGHRFQAGELGPGTIVGSAAFNMFVVIAVCVYAIPAGESRRIKHLRVFFVTASWSIFAYIWLYLILAVITPGVVQVWEAFLTLLFFPACVVFAWAADKRLLFYKYVYKRYRADPRSGIIIGTEAERPPKDLEADGGFPALPEPEPSAASPSPTPEEKELDESRREVIQILKDLKQKHPEKELEQLLDAANYMALVHQQKSRAFYRIQATRLMTGAGNVLKKHAAEAARRSPALPGEDDEDDEEDEACSRIFFEPCLYHCLENCGSVTLAVACQQGLGANHTFYVDFRTEDGSAKAGSDYEYSEGTLIFKPGETRKELAIGIIDDDIFEEDEHFFVRLLNLRVGDAEGMFEADSDDHPKGKLVAPLVATVTILDDDHAGIFGFRERSVRVSECQGHVEVTVVRSSGARGTVMVPFRTVEGTARGGGVDYEDASGELEFRNDETAKTLQVKIVDDEEYEKKENFFIELGTPRWLKRGISALLLAQGDGERQLSAEEEEARRIADMGKPVLGDNRRLEVVIEESYDFKNTVDKLMKKTNLATVIGTHSWREQFLEAITVSAGDEDEDDEGREERLPSCFDYVMHFLTVFWKVLFACVPPTALLGGWAAFGVSILLLALLTALIGDLAAHFGCTLGLKDSVNAVVFVALGTSIPDTFASRVAALQDPCADASIGNVTGSNAVNVFLGLGLAWSVAAVYWAAQGRPFRVPPGTLAFPVTLFTIFAFLAIGVLLYRRRAPIGGELGGPRAPKVLTAGLFLLLWLLYVLFASLEAYCHIQGF; encoded by the exons ATGGCGGCGCTGGGCCCGGCGCTGGcggcctggctgctgctgagcccgcggggctgcggggccgcggccgACGGCCCCAACGGGACGTGCCGGGGCTCGGCGCGGTGCCAGCCCGGCGTCCTCCTGCCCGTGTGGCAGCCGGACGAGCCGGCGGCCGGGGACAAGGCCGCACGCGCCATTGTCTACTTCGTGGCCATGATGTACCTGTTCCTGGGCGTGTCCATCATCGCCGACCGCTTCATGGCGTCCATCGAGGTGATCACGTCGCGCGAGAAGGAGATCACGGTCACCAAGGCCAACGGCGAGACCAGCGTGGGCACCGTGCGCATCTGGAACGAGACCGTGTCCAACCTGACGCTGATGGCGCTGGGCTCGTCGGCGCCCGAGATCCTCCTGTCGCTCATCGAGGTGTGCGGCCACCGCTTCCAGGCCGGCGAGCTGGGCCCGGGCACCATCGTGGGCAGCGCCGCCTTCAACATGTTCGTGGTGATCGCCGTGTGCGTGTACGCCATCCCGGCGGGCGAGAGCCGCCGCATCAAGCACCTGCGCGTCTTCTTCGTCACGGCCTCCTGGAGCATCTTCGCCTACATCTGGCTCTACCTCATCCTGGCCGTCATCACGCCGGGCGTGGTGCAGGTGTGGGAGGCCTTCCTCACGCTGCTCTTCTTCCCAGCCTGCGTGGTCTTCGCCTGGGCGGCCGACAAGCGCCTGCTCTTCTACAAGTACGTCTACAAGCGCTACCGCGCCGACCCGCGCAGCGGCATCATCATCGGCACCGAGGCCGAGCGCCCGCCCAAGGACCTGGAGGCTGACGGCGGCTTCCCGGCGCTGCCCGAGCCCGAGCCCAGCGCCGCCTCGCCCTCGCCCACGCCcgaggagaaggagctggacGAGAGCCGGCGCGAGGTGATCCAGATCCTCAAGGACCTGAAGCAGAAGCACCcggagaaggagctggagcagctgctggacgCCGCCAACTACATGGCGCTGGTGCACCAGCAGAAGAGCCGCGCCTTCTACCGCATCCAGGCCACGCGGCTCATGACTGGCGCCGGCAACGTGCTGAAGAAGCACGCGGCCGAGGCGGCGCGGCGCtcgcccgccctgcccggcgAGGACGACGAGGACGACGAGGAGGACGAGGCCTGCAGCCGCATCTTCTTCGAGCCGTGCCTGTACCACTGCCTGGAGAACTGCGGCTCGGTGACGCTGGCCGTGGCCtgccagcagggcctgggcGCCAACCACACCTTCTACGTGGACTTCCGCACCGAGGACGGCTCGGCCAAGGCAGGCTCGGACTACGAGTACAGCGAGGGCACCCTGATCTTCAAGCCGGGCGAGACGCGCAAGGAGCTGGCCATCGGCATCATCGACGACGACATCTTCGAGGAGGACGAGCACTTCTTCGTGCGGCTGCTGAACCTGCGCGTGGGCGACGCCGAGGGCATGTTCGAGGCCGACTCCGACGACCACCCCAAGGGCAAGCTGGTGGCGCCGCTGGTGGCCACGGTGACCATCCTGGACGACGACCACGCCGGCATCTTCGGCTTCCGCGAGCGCTCGGTGCGCGTCAGCGAGTGCCAGGGCCACGTGGAGGTGACGGTGGTGCGCAGCTCCGGCGCCCGCGGCACCGTCATGGTGCCCTTCCGCACCGTGGAGGGGACGGCGCGCGGAGGAGGCGTCGACTACGAGGATGCCAGCGGGGAGCTGGAGTTCCGCAACGACGAGACGGc GAAGACGCTGCAGGTGAAGATCGTGGATGACGAGGAGTACGAGAAGAAGGAGAATTTCTTCATCGAGCTGGGGACGCCGCGCTGGCTCAAGCGCGGCATCTCGG CTCTTCTGCTCGCCCAAG GGGACGGGGAGCGGCAGCTGTCggccgaggaggaggaggcgcgGCGCATCGCCGACATGGGCAAGCCCGTGCTGGGCGACAACCGGCGCCTCGAGGTGGTCATCGAGGAGTCCTACGATTTCAAG AACACGGTGGACAAGCTGATGAAGAAAACCAACCTGGCCACCGTCATCGGCACCCACTCGTGGCGCGAGCAGTTCCTGGAGGCCATCACCGTCAGCGCAG GTGACGAGGACGAGGATGACGAGGGCCGTGAGGAGCGGCTGCCGTCGTGCTTCGATTACGTGATGCATTTCCTGACCGTGTTCTGGAAGGTTCTGTTCGCCTGCGTCCCCCCCACGGCGCTGCTGGGGGGCTGGGCGGCCTTCGGCgtctccatcctcctcctcgccctccTCACCGCCCTCATCGGCGACCTCGCCGCCCACTTCGGCTGCACCCTCGGCCTCAAGGACTCCGTCAACGCCGTCGTCTTCGTCGCCCTTGGCACCTCCATCCCCG ACACGTTCGCCAGCCGCGTGGCCGCGCTGCAGGACCCGTGCGCCGACGCGTCCATCGGGAACGTCACCGGCTCCAACGCCGTCAACGTCTTCCTGGGGCTGGGCCTGGCCTGGTCGGTGGCCGCCGTGTACTGGGCGGCGCAGGGACGTCCCTTCCGCGTCCCCCCGGGGACCTTGGCCTTCCCCGTCACCCTGTTCACCATCTTCGCCTTCCTCGCCATCGGGGTCCTGCTCTACCGGCGCCGGGCGCCCATCGGGGGCGAGCTGGGGGGGCCCCGCGCCCCCAAAGTGCTCACGGCCgggctcttcctgctcctctggctcCTCTACGTCCTCTTCGCCAGCCTGGAGGCCTACTGCCACATCCAGGGCTTCtaa
- the HNRNPL gene encoding heterogeneous nuclear ribonucleoprotein L isoform X2 yields MPKKRQALVEFEDILGACNAVNYAADNQIYFAGHPAFVNYSTSQKISRPGDSDDARGVNNVLLFTILNPIYSITTDVLYTICNPCGPVQRIVIFRKNGVQAMVEFDSVQSAQRAKASLNGADIYSGCCTLKIEYAKPSRLNVFKNDQDTWDYTNPNLSGTGDPGGNPNKRQRQPPLLGDHPAEYGGPHGGYHHGHYHDEGYGPPPPHYEGRRMGPPPVGGGHRRGPGRYGPQYGHPPPPPPPPPDYGPHADSPVLMVYGLDQAKMNCDRVFNVFCLYGNVEKVKFMKSKPGAAMVEMADGYAVDRAITHLNNNFMFGQKLNVCVSKQHAIMPGQSYGLEDGSCSYKDFSGSRNNRFSTPEQAAKNRIQHPSNVLHFFNAPLDVTEDNFYEICDELGVKRPSSVKVFSGKSERSSSGLLEWDSKSDALETLGFLNHFQMKNPNGPYPYTLKLCFSTAQHAS; encoded by the exons ATGCCCAAGAAGCGGCAGGCACTGGTGGAGTTCGAGGACATCCTGGGTGCCTGCAACGCCGTCAACTACGCGGCTGACAACCAGATCTACTTCGCGGGCCACCCGGCCTTCGTCAACTACTCCACCAGCCAGAAAATCTCGCGGCCAGGCGACAGCGACGACGCGCGTGGTGTCAACAACGTGCTGCTCTTCACCATCCTCAACCCCATCTACTCCATCACCACg GACGTGCTCTACACCATCTGCAACCCCTGCGGGCCCGTGCAGAGAATCGTCATCTTCCGCAAGAACGGCGTCCAGGCCATGGTGGA GTTCGACTCGGTGCAGAGCGCGCAGCGCGCCAAGGCCTCGCTCAACGGCGCCGACATCTACTCGGGCTGCTGCACCCTCAAGATCGAGTACGCCAAG cccagccgcCTGAACGTGTTCAAGAACGACCAGGACACCTGGGACTACACCAACCCCAACCTGAGCGGGACAG gAGACCCCGGCGGGAACCCCAACAAGCGGCAGCGGCAGCCGCCCCTCCTGGGGGACCACCCGGCGGAGTACG GCGGCCCCCACGGCGGGTACCACCACGGGCACTACCACGACGAGGGCTACGGGCCGCCCCCCCCCCACTACGAGGGGCGGCGCATGGGGCCCCCTCCCGTGGGCGGGGGGCACCGCCGGGGGCCCGGGCGCTACGGCCCCCAGTACGGAcacccccccccgccgccgccgccgccccccgacTACGGCCCCCACGCCGACTCGCCCGTGCTCATGGTGTACGGGCTGGACCAGGCCAAGATGAACTGCGACCGCGTCTTCAACGTCTTCTGCCTCTACGGCAACGTTGAGAAG GTGAAGTTCATGAAGAGCAAGCCGGGCGCGGCCATGGTGGAGATGGCCGACGGCTACGCCGTGGACAGAGCCATCACCCACCTCAACAACAACTTCATGTTCGGCCAGAAGCTCAACGTCTG TGTGTCCAAGCAGCACGCCATCATGCCAGGGCAGTCGTACGGGCTCGAGGACGGCTCCTGCAGCTACAAGGATTTCAGCGGCTCCCGCAACAATCGCTTCTCCACGCCCGAGCAGGCGGCCAAGAACCGCATCCAGCACCCCAGCAACGTCCTGCACTTCTTCAACGCCCCCCTGGACGTCACCGAGGACAACTTCTACGAG ATCTGCGATGAGCTGGGCGTCAAGCGCCCGTCCTCGGTCAAGGTGTTCTCAGGCAAGA gCGAGCGCAGCTCCTCGGGGCTGCTCGAGTGGGACTCCAAGAGCGACGCCCTGGAGACCCTCGGCTTCCTCAACCACTTCCAGATGAAGAACCCCA ACGGGCCGTACCCCTACACGCTCAAGCTCTGCTTCTCCACGGCCCAGCACGCGTCCTAA
- the PSMD8 gene encoding 26S proteasome non-ATPase regulatory subunit 8: MAVPNGAGAAAATGPGGPGGGLGGPAGPGAGTGGLRAAAGLYEQLKGEWGRKSPNLAKCGEALGRLKVALLDLNFLPTSGSSMTKQQLILARDILEIGAQWSILRKDIPSFERYMAQLKCYYFDYKEELPESASRHQLLGLNLLFLLSQNRVAEFHTELERLPAPDIQGNLFIRHPVSLEQYLMEGSYNKVFLAKGNIPAESYTFFIDILLDTIRDEIAGCIEAAYERILFPEAARILFFSSPRKMTDYAKKRGWVLGPSNYYSFGGRQQKAEDPPIPSTELATQVIEYARQLEMIV; encoded by the exons ATGGCGGTGCCGAacggggccggggccgcggccgcgACGGGcccgggggggcccggggggggcttggggggcccggcggggcccggggccggCACGGGGGGGCTGCGGGCCGCGGCCGGGCTCTACGAGCAGCTCAAGGGCGAGTGGGGCCGCAAGAGCCCCAACCTGGCCAAGTGCGGGGAGGCCCTGGGCCGGCTCAAG gTCGCTCTCCTGGACCTGAACTTCCTCCCCACCTCCGGCTCCTCCATgaccaagcagcagctgatcCTGGCCC GGGACATCCTGGAGATCGGGGCGCAGTGGAGCATCCTGAGGAAGGACATCCCGTCCTTCGAGCGCTACATGGCGCAGCTCAAGTGTTACTACTTCGACTACAA GGAGGAGCTGCCGGAGTCGGCGTCCCggcaccagctgctggggctgaacctgctgttcctgctgtccCAGAACCGCGTGGCCGAGTTCCACACGGAGCTGGAGCGGCTCCCGGCCCCCGACATCCAGGGAAACCTCTTCATCCGGCACCCCGTGTCCCTGGAGCAG TACCTGATGGAGGGCAGCTACAACAAAGTGTTCCTGGCCAAGGGCAACATCCCAGCAGAGAGCTACACCTTCTTCATTGACATCCTGCTGGACACCATCAG GGATGAGATCGCCGGCTGCATCGAGGCCGCCTACGAGCGGATCCTGTTCCCCGAGGCCGCGCGGATCCTGTTCTTCAGCTCCCCCCGGAAAATGACCGACTACGCCAAGAAG CGGGGGTGGGTGCTGGGCCCCTCCAACTATTACAGCTTCGGGGGGCGGCAGCAGAAGGCCGAGGACCCCCCGATCCCGTCCACGGAGCTGGCCACACAGGTGATCGAGTACGCCCGGCAGCTGGAGATGATCGTCTGA